A stretch of Saccharothrix texasensis DNA encodes these proteins:
- a CDS encoding MerR family transcriptional regulator, protein MEQLTVDELAVRVGLPGSTIRMYQTKGVLHPPRRQGRVAYYDASHLERLTLVQRLQSRGFSLPAIAELVKAREKGASVAAVLGVGEAEGPDDWVRIRARDISRLVPLGDVRPRVLRRAVQLGLVRWRLGWPHVRRWALDAGNRLAALSVPSDDVLAKFANLRTATDGIAADFVEVFERRLWPQLADNADQDDQLDRMRALLVELTYTAETVVIGTLRESIREAAEQFARRHRLLPSGDFQPAWAEEPLPIAERLIETGEDEFPDEPTIQRFLDRGDDHDEPGR, encoded by the coding sequence GTGGAGCAGTTGACGGTCGACGAGTTGGCGGTCCGGGTCGGCCTGCCGGGCAGCACGATCCGCATGTACCAGACCAAGGGCGTGCTGCACCCGCCCCGCAGGCAGGGCCGGGTCGCCTACTACGACGCCTCCCACCTGGAACGCCTCACGCTCGTCCAACGCCTGCAGTCCCGCGGCTTCTCCCTGCCCGCCATCGCCGAGCTGGTGAAGGCGCGGGAGAAGGGCGCGAGCGTCGCGGCGGTGCTCGGCGTCGGTGAGGCGGAGGGCCCGGACGACTGGGTCCGGATCAGGGCCCGTGACATCAGCCGCCTGGTCCCGCTGGGCGACGTCCGCCCGCGCGTCCTGCGCCGCGCCGTGCAGCTCGGCCTGGTCCGCTGGCGACTCGGGTGGCCGCACGTGCGCCGCTGGGCGCTGGACGCGGGCAACCGGCTGGCCGCGCTGAGCGTCCCGAGCGACGACGTGCTGGCCAAGTTCGCGAACCTGCGCACGGCCACCGACGGCATCGCGGCCGACTTCGTGGAGGTCTTCGAACGCCGGCTGTGGCCGCAGCTGGCGGACAACGCGGACCAGGACGACCAGCTCGACCGGATGCGCGCGTTGCTCGTGGAGCTGACCTACACCGCCGAGACGGTGGTGATCGGCACGCTGCGCGAGTCCATCCGCGAGGCCGCCGAGCAGTTCGCCCGCCGCCACCGACTGCTGCCCAGCGGCGACTTCCAGCCCGCGTGGGCCGAGGAACCGCTGCCCATCGCGGAACGTCTCATCGAGACCGGCGAGGACGAGTTCCCCGACGAGCCGACGATCCAGCGGTTCCTCGACCGGGGCGACGACCACGACGAGCCGGGCAGATGA
- a CDS encoding glycoside hydrolase family 12 protein → MNRMRSAAIAVALVGSLLGATGVAQAATWSSSDKWGTWSNGGYTVRNDVWGSGAGYQAIWANSYGNWGVWADHPNTGGVKSYPHVAKAVNRNLSGLSRLSSSFNVSRPGSGSYATTYDIWANNNAYEIMIWMNKQGAVGPIGSKQATVTVGGHTWDVYRGSNGANAVFSFLRTSNTNSGSVDLLAVLKWISSRGWYGDVTVGEVQFGFEITSSAGGMDFMSNSYSVTS, encoded by the coding sequence ATGAACAGGATGCGCTCGGCCGCGATCGCGGTCGCTTTGGTGGGTTCACTGCTCGGGGCGACGGGTGTCGCGCAGGCCGCGACCTGGTCCTCCAGCGACAAGTGGGGCACGTGGTCGAACGGCGGCTACACGGTCCGCAACGACGTGTGGGGCTCCGGCGCCGGGTACCAGGCGATCTGGGCCAACTCCTACGGCAACTGGGGCGTGTGGGCCGACCACCCGAACACGGGCGGCGTGAAGTCCTACCCGCACGTGGCCAAGGCGGTGAACCGCAACCTCAGCGGGCTGAGCAGGCTGTCCAGCTCGTTCAACGTGTCCCGGCCGGGTTCGGGCTCGTACGCGACGACCTACGACATCTGGGCGAACAACAACGCCTACGAGATCATGATCTGGATGAACAAGCAGGGCGCCGTGGGCCCCATCGGGTCGAAGCAGGCCACGGTGACCGTGGGCGGTCACACCTGGGACGTGTACCGGGGTTCGAACGGGGCCAACGCCGTGTTCTCGTTCCTGCGGACGAGCAACACGAACTCCGGCTCGGTCGACCTGCTGGCGGTGCTGAAGTGGATCAGCTCGCGCGGCTGGTACGGCGACGTGACCGTGGGCGAGGTGCAGTTCGGGTTCGAGATCACGTCGTCCGCGGGCGGCATGGACTTCATGTCGAACAGCTACTCGGTCACCAGCTGA
- the rimO gene encoding 30S ribosomal protein S12 methylthiotransferase RimO, whose translation MLTLGCARNEVDSEELAGRLTAGGWELVDDEADVVVVNTCGFVESAKKDSVDTLLAAADSGAKVVAVGCMAERYGAELADSLPEANAVLGFDHYTDLADRLDDVLAGQTIESHQPVDRRTLLPLTPVQRPKAAEEVQVPGHGWGPRVLRTRLADTPVAPLKIASGCDRRCSFCAIPSFRGAFVSRHPDEVVAEAMWLAEQGVREVFLVSENSTSYAKDLPRELGGLELLLQRLAKVPGIDRVRVSYLQPAETKPTLVKAIATTDGVADYFDMSFQHSSEPVLRRMRRFGSTESFLGLVEQIRSLAPRAGIRSNVIVGFPGETEEDVAELERFLTAARLDAVGVFGYSDEDGTEAENLPGKLDADTIAERVARISDLVEELTSQRAEDRVGEEVVVLVETEEDDESDCVGRAAHQAPEVDGECVITNADGLRVGDLVRCRVDSSEGVDLVVTAIEVLPR comes from the coding sequence ATGCTGACCCTCGGGTGCGCCCGCAACGAAGTCGACTCCGAAGAGCTCGCCGGGCGCCTCACCGCCGGCGGCTGGGAGCTGGTCGACGACGAAGCCGACGTGGTCGTGGTCAACACGTGCGGCTTCGTGGAGTCCGCGAAGAAGGACTCCGTGGACACCCTCCTCGCCGCCGCCGACAGCGGCGCGAAGGTGGTCGCGGTCGGGTGCATGGCCGAGCGCTACGGCGCCGAGCTGGCCGACAGCCTGCCCGAGGCGAACGCCGTGCTCGGGTTCGACCACTACACCGACCTCGCCGACCGCCTGGACGACGTCCTGGCCGGTCAGACCATCGAGTCCCACCAGCCGGTCGACCGCCGCACGCTGCTGCCGCTCACTCCCGTGCAGCGGCCGAAGGCGGCCGAAGAGGTGCAGGTCCCGGGGCACGGCTGGGGCCCGCGCGTGCTGCGCACCCGCCTCGCCGACACCCCCGTGGCGCCGCTGAAGATCGCTTCCGGCTGCGACCGCCGCTGCTCGTTCTGCGCGATCCCGTCCTTCCGCGGCGCGTTCGTCTCCCGCCACCCGGACGAGGTCGTGGCCGAGGCGATGTGGCTGGCCGAGCAGGGCGTGCGCGAGGTGTTCCTGGTCTCGGAGAACTCCACCTCCTACGCCAAGGACCTGCCCCGCGAGCTGGGCGGCCTGGAGCTGCTGCTGCAGCGGCTCGCGAAGGTGCCCGGCATCGACCGCGTCCGCGTGTCCTACCTGCAGCCCGCCGAGACGAAGCCCACGCTGGTCAAGGCCATCGCCACCACCGACGGCGTGGCCGACTACTTCGACATGTCCTTCCAGCACTCCAGCGAGCCCGTGCTGCGCCGGATGCGCCGCTTCGGCTCCACCGAGTCGTTCCTCGGCCTGGTCGAGCAGATCCGCTCCCTCGCGCCGCGTGCGGGTATCCGCAGCAACGTCATCGTCGGCTTCCCCGGCGAGACCGAGGAGGACGTGGCCGAGCTGGAGCGCTTCCTCACCGCCGCCCGGCTGGACGCGGTCGGCGTGTTCGGCTACTCCGACGAGGACGGCACCGAGGCCGAGAACCTGCCGGGCAAGCTGGACGCCGACACCATCGCCGAGCGCGTGGCCCGCATCTCCGACCTGGTCGAGGAGCTGACGTCCCAGCGCGCCGAGGACCGTGTCGGCGAGGAGGTCGTCGTCCTGGTCGAGACCGAGGAGGACGACGAGAGCGACTGCGTCGGCCGCGCCGCCCACCAGGCGCCCGAGGTCGACGGCGAGTGCGTCATCACCAACGCCGACGGCCTCCGGGTCGGCGACCTGGTGCGCTGCCGGGTCGACTCGTCCGAGGGCGTCGACCTGGTCGTGACAGCGATCGAGGTGCTCCCGAGGTGA
- a CDS encoding phospholipase, with amino-acid sequence MLAKSLRNALTVLLASFALLAGAGVGQAAINAPAVTDDYVFSKSLSQFSTLRTQRPYSDQLDWSSDGCSWSPDNPFGFKFLPACHRHDFGYRNYKRQGRFNETTRLRIDNNFKTDLYNQCAGNWSCNRTADLYYQAVREFGAS; translated from the coding sequence GTGCTCGCGAAATCCCTGCGCAACGCTTTGACCGTCCTGCTCGCCTCGTTCGCCCTGCTGGCCGGCGCCGGTGTCGGCCAGGCGGCCATCAACGCGCCCGCCGTGACCGACGACTACGTCTTCAGCAAGTCCCTGTCGCAGTTCAGCACGCTGCGGACGCAGCGGCCCTACAGCGATCAGCTCGACTGGTCGTCCGACGGTTGCTCGTGGTCGCCGGACAACCCGTTCGGGTTCAAGTTCCTGCCGGCCTGCCACCGGCACGACTTCGGCTACCGCAACTACAAGCGGCAGGGGCGGTTCAACGAGACGACCCGGCTGAGGATCGACAACAACTTCAAGACCGACCTGTACAACCAGTGCGCGGGCAACTGGTCCTGCAACCGCACGGCGGACCTCTACTACCAGGCCGTGCGCGAGTTCGGCGCGAGCTGA
- a CDS encoding amino-acid N-acetyltransferase, with product MNDSINVRRARTGDVRAMKALIDAYAGKVLLSKPLVTLFEDIQEFWVAEEDGVVLGCGALHVLWEDLAEIRTVAVSPASLGRGIGHRIVHRLIETARELQLERLFVLTFETDFFGKHGFVEIDGTPVSPEVYEEIMRSADEGVAEFLDLSYVKPNTLGNSRMLLHL from the coding sequence GTGAACGACTCGATCAACGTGCGTCGCGCCCGCACCGGCGACGTTCGGGCGATGAAGGCCCTCATCGACGCCTACGCCGGCAAGGTGCTGCTGTCCAAGCCGCTCGTCACGCTGTTCGAGGACATCCAGGAGTTCTGGGTCGCCGAAGAGGACGGCGTGGTGCTCGGGTGCGGGGCGCTGCACGTGCTGTGGGAGGACCTGGCCGAGATCCGCACGGTCGCCGTGTCGCCCGCCTCGCTGGGCCGGGGCATCGGCCACCGGATCGTGCACCGGCTGATCGAGACCGCTCGCGAGCTCCAGCTGGAGCGGTTGTTCGTGCTGACCTTCGAGACCGACTTCTTCGGCAAGCACGGGTTCGTGGAGATCGACGGCACGCCCGTCTCCCCGGAGGTCTACGAGGAGATCATGCGGTCCGCCGACGAGGGCGTCGCCGAGTTCCTCGACCTCTCGTACGTGAAGCCGAACACCCTCGGCAACTCGCGCATGCTGCTGCACCTGTAA